The Macadamia integrifolia cultivar HAES 741 chromosome 3, SCU_Mint_v3, whole genome shotgun sequence genome segment ACGGAAAAACTCGGAAGATTAGGATAAAGGAATTGCCACATTTTTTCCGCAAGACCTAAGATGGCAGCGATGGGAAGTCCACTTCTCGCCAGGGATGAAAAGAGAAGTATTCGCCGGCGACTGTCCTGTTTATCTTGGCCGGAACTCATCTGAACCTTTggtagaggagagaaggagaatgaaatggtaaaaaattaaagaggggtattttgggataatgaaaatgggtaacttaccagtgttttactcataagggtaaaaacgtcatttcaaagcattTTGTAACActgactgacggcagggggtccgagtccaatttggtgaaagagagggggtgtccttataatattggcattctccagggggtggcgttgtaaattaccctttaattTTTCACTTAATAATGATTGACGGTAagtggtctgagtctaatttggtgaaatatatggaatgttcttataatagtggcattttCTAGGAATAGGGGTAGCATTATACAccagatttattattattattattattgattttttttaataattttatataGACCCTTAACAACCCTTAGAAAATACAAGACATCTTATCCCAACAATTTTACCACCTATGAAAAATTCTCTTTATTCCAAAATTTTGTAGTATTATGTAGTATTCACAGTTTCTTATTCATTTTGAATCTGAAGATCCGGAAAGAAATGGGTAAGCCAGGTTTAGTTCTGATGGGGGAATGAAATGGGAGATGCCTAAATCAAGGTTCATATAAGCAAAGTCAGCAATGGTATCGGCCTCAGCTAATTCTGATTCCTATTCAGCAAGAATCAGTCGTTATTGACCTGAACCCAGGAAACCCTTCATGGATTGGCCGATTCAGATCGATATACCTCAGGATCAGACTTGCCAATTACCATCTCTGGGAACACAACAAAAATGAACTagatcaagagagagaaaactagAAGATATATTCCACAAGGATGGTATAAATTTCTGAAGGAAAATTCACAAGTCCTTcctataaaatagaaactaggcaATTAATTAGCTCGGCAGATTCACTCTCCAAAATGATGTTCTTGATGCTAGGATCATTAGTTAGTTTCAATCCAAGATGAATGGCTGCTGCTTCTGCAAAAAAGTGATGATTTGGGTTAGTCTGCTATGCAGCAGCCACACAATGACCTTTGTCATCTCTTATAATTCCATCAAATTGTGATGATTTGGGATAGTCTGGGTTTCTCTGCTTTTCATACTGAGGAACTCATCAAATTTATTTACAGCAATAGTGTTGGTTTGTAAAACAACTATTACTACAGGGGTGGCCCTCGGCGCTGAAGTTCTGAGGGATGAATTAGACCTTCTAAAACAACAAGCTGGTCCAAGAGTGCAAGCTTCTCATCTGCCAGGGCCTTGACTTCATCTTCCACCTCACTCAATTCCCTCCCCAACCCACAGCTTTCTTCTTCAAGAAGCAAATATTTTCGTCTCAGTGCTCTGTAATCATTTCCAGATCTTGAAGAATCTGGAATCCGAGGTTGATCTCTCTGGCTGTTGAAATGATGGAGTACCTTCATTCTTCAGGTTTCTCTTCTGAACCTTCTGTGGGGTCTTTAACGACGAAGGAATTATCTCCTGAACCCCTTTGAGATTCTCTCCTTGCTGCTGAAACACTGGTGTAACATGTGTTGAGGCTTTTTTTTTCCGTCTTGCATTTGAGATTTTCTCAGGTGGCAGCATTCGAGGGTCTTGcattactaaaaagaaagattttttaAGCTTCAAGATAATTATTCCAAGATGTTTTTCACAAGcctaaaatttttcattttattgatcACAAAGTAGAGTGTTTACATATAAGAAATGAGCGAAACAGAAAAAAACAGATCAATCAACCATGTTCTATTTAGATCTTTGTCTCGCAACAAAGGGTTTAGTCGTTCTTAGTTACAAAAAATCCCTAATCTGAAGAACAAtctaaataatgaaagaagCATCTAGAGGGAAACAACAGAATCCCTTACCTGATTTTCGAAATcgtctcttccttcttcctgcGAAAGGATCCCGCAAATTCTTGCCCtagccactctctctctctctctctgcgaaAGAAAAGGCAATGAAGCTGGGTTAACTTGTTGAAGATGCTGCGTATGCCTTATTGGTTGGATTCACGCTAATCCATCAATATCAACGCCTGATGGATAGCCAAGAAGGGGCCACCGCCACGTATCTTAAAGGTGACTCATACCTTGCTCTGTTCGTCATCGTTTTCTTGACAAAGGAACCTTTTGAATCCAAAAACAGAAATTGGAGTTGCCCAACTGGAACTTGTCATAGGTCGGAGGGTCAGACATCGCATCGGATCACTCTCCTGCATAACTTTAGAGCAGAAGAGTTGCAGATATGAGAACACACCGAAGAATGGATAGAATATtccacctaggggtgtcaattccaaacGCACCAATAGGCCCGATTGAACTTGACATGGTTATGATCGGATCGGATCTGGATTGGTTCGATTAATAAATATGTCGGGTCTAAGCCCAGCCTATTTATAAACAggacggatcaggttcacgtgcgagaatgttctcgtacgtcCCTGGTTCGTGGATTTAGattctattaaatgaagaaagagaaaactgattctaaatccacgaaCCAGGATCGTTCTCGTACTttctcgtacgtgaacttgATCCGCTCTCGTGTAAGGGGTAAGCCTGATTTGTCTCCCGACCGACCCAACCTGGTTACAAGCCCAACTCAAACCAATACATTTAGCCTGACCTATATATaggtattttaatttttttgggatagaataaggtatatattgatatttttataattattgatTGTAAATAAgtataatatattttcaaaattgttgatgatttaataaaataaatcaaatatcttaaatctaagaaaaataaagaccgTTTAAGGCCTATTTAAGACTTTATTAATACATTACCTCATTTAAGGCCCAATTAATCATATTAAAGCTTGGAACCTGATCGAGCTCAACACGACACCAATCGAGatcgactcattccttaaataggtatgCCAGGGTCCAAGGACATGGGGCCACCAAGCTCGGCTAGGCCCGATCAAGATAGGGCCGgcccaaccaattgacacccctaattccaCCCATAGATTGAGTTAAGCGCATGCTACTTAGATCCAAAGGCTGGGAATCCTTGATACGTAGCCCAAGGCAACGATGTGTAACCCACTCTCAACCTTTGGATTTGCGTTACATGCACCACAGAGAATTCTAATCCACAAGAGATAAACACAAAAAGCATTAGCATTCTTTCCCActtatggttttaagtatcggtattaTATCAATTGTATCAGCCATATTGTATTAGTATTGACTACAATTAATGTTGATACATGATCAATCTGAATCGATTATTTGTATTGTTTCaaggataaaataataaaaaaaatggaaaaggtcAGGCATGCTAGCGGAATACCTTGGAATAAGGTGTACTAGCATCTCTTGACCGTTAGATGAAATAGAAAGAACCTCATCCGTTTGTAAATATTGTTTTACATAACCTTCCAAATGCCGCCGCTCCACaatcctttctccttcttcttctaccatTGTCCTTCATGTCCGTTTTGGCTCCCCCTCCCTTGCAATTCTTCGATCCCcactacctctctctctctctctctctctctctctctctctctctctcaacgacTCTTCGAAGTTCAACATTCTCATGGATTTTGAATTTCCATCGATATTCCTCCTGAATCTTTCCTATGTTATTAGTGAGAAACAACAAtgtcgttttttttttaatgggtagATCATTAAATAATCATGGAAAACTctaatctaaaactgaaacccTAATAATCCAAATAGTATTGCCATAGTCTATATTGCATATTGTCTCTCGTCATCATCAAACCAAATTtctcttatatatatttttttcttttgggtttttccCCTTTCTAGAACCTTCCCGCAGAGCCAGTGCCTGAGATTCTAAAAATGATCAAAAGAATCGCCAAAAGCAACACATACTCAAACAACAAGAAGCAAGTAAGCGAATGTGCTTTGATGAGTCGGTCAAAGAGAACCCAAAAAACGCCATTAAACAAAATACAACTTTTaggaaatatagattttttttttcaaatgcagATGGGTTCTTCTCTTCCTGATGTCAGTTCTCCCCCATATTTGAAATTCCTTTTTCGCTTCACattcctcccctttttttctcatatacttaatttttctttcctgtTTTTCATCTTTGTTCTCTGTAGCTCTTGCCATGGTTAGCTTTGATTTATTGATTTATGTTGCAgcatattgagagagagagagagagagttctcaAGACTCAGGTTGAGTAGCCGCACAGGTTTGAATCTTTTCCTCTTAATCCAACGGTTTTATTTAAGTTAATCAAATCTAATAGATAAAATCCTGCTGGCATGTAAGATTCTAAGGTCATCTGCTACCATGCCTATCCCTTACCCATAAAGTTATATTTTTtcgaaaaagcaaaaacaaaaatgaccAATTCGCATAGATCTGAATCAATACCTAAAGCCATGTTCCCACgaggaaaaaatatttcataCGACAAAGATATGGAATAATTCACAGTTCACAAATACCTTATaaaatcttcatatttttttaagatattCTTTAAAATTCCATTTATTTGGATGCGAACCAAGTGACAACAAAATTTCATCCGCATAGACGTTCACAGTGGGCAATAGCCGCAAGACAAGTGTCGAATATACATTATATGCGTGTGTGAGAGCATCTGGAGTCCTGCCTGGGCTAGTAGGTTGGGGCTTGGGGCTTGGAGCTTGGGTCCTGGAGCATGGCCGCGTGGGGAAGTCAGCGGTAAAATTGCAGATAGGAGATGGTTTTTGGATCCATAGTTTAAGCTGAAACCCATAAGGACAAAACCAGGTAatcctgtattttttttttattgtttcttttaaGTAGCTCTTcgttcttctccttctgttcGAAGCTGTGATCATCTTGCATTTCTGTTTCGTTTGTTCACCCTTATTGGTTtcgttcatttatttattttcattttcttgcttCTTCTGTTCATATATAGTAAGAGAATCGTCATGACAGATTGGTCTCAGCTCCCTAGGGACGTAGTAGAGGTGATAGCGAGACGACTAACGACCTATTTCGATGCCCTTCGATTTCGTGCGGTCTGTTCTTCATGGCGATCGGCTGTATCGCAGAGTCCTCACCGCTTGCCGTGCCATTTCCCAATTGTGCCCAACGAGGGTTTCGTCGAAACCACATGCGGTTTCTACCTCTCAAAGCGCACGATTTATCGTCTCGGATTGCCGGAGGATCGCATTTCGACCTGCATCGGCTCCAGCGAAGCTTCCGATGGGTGGCTGATTAAGGTCGAAGAAGATGTTCCCGATATGATGCATCTGTTGAATCCTCTCACCGAGACCCAAATCAAGCCCTTACCTTCCATGTTCCCCAAGGTATTGGATTTGTCGGATCTCCGAATCTCTGAATTGGGTCAAGACTATGTTCTTCAGTACATTAATTACCGTCCCTTTGTCAATTCCTTCGTCGATGCTGGTAGTTTGTATATGGAGAAAGTCGCCTTCTTCTCTTCGAATTCTTCTTTATCTGCTTCTTCGCCTGCCGACGACAACGACAAGTTTGCCCTCTTGACGATTCATGTTTCTGGGAAATTGGCCATGTTTAAGTCAGGAGACGAGAAATGGACTATCATAGAAGACCAACGCTCTCCCTACGACGACGTGATATGCttcaagggaaaattctatgcGGTCGATAGCATGGGAAGGATTGTCATTGTCGAGCCTTCTGCAACTGTGACCTTAATTGCATCCCATGAATCCCATGTATTTGGAGGTGACAAGAAGTATTTGGTGGAATCCGAGGGGGATTTACTATTGGTTGATCTGTACCTCAGCATGGACACTGGAGACGATTCACCTTTCGAAAACATGGACATCGACGATGATTTCTATGAACGTATTGAGTCGTACATTGTGGAGAAAACTGTCCGATTTAAAGTTTACAAACTCTATGAAGGCAGGCAGAATTGGGTTGAGCTGCAATCCTTGGGTGACCGCCTATTGTTCTTGGGCGACAATTGCTCGTTTTCCGCCTCGGCCTGTGATTTCCCTGGTTGTAAAGGGAACCGCATCTACTTCACCGACGCTTTTAACTgttcaaatggcgaggatgatTATGGATTCAAGGATGTAGGAGTATTCAACTTGGATGATGGTTGCATCGGACCTTTAGCTTCTTATCCAGGCTATTCCAAGTTATTCTGGCCGCCTCCATCTTGGATTGCTGACCCCAGTGCTGGAAGTGAGGACTCATCTGCCATGGTTATATCTTTTAATGCTGTTCCTTGAATTTTCTTGGGCATGGTTCTAGTTTAGTCGCTCCATTGCATATCTTGGACATAGTTCTACCTTAGTCACTCCATTGCATATCTTGGACATAGTTCTACCTTAGTCACTCCTTTGCATTATCTTATGCCATTTGTCAGTTGTAATCTTTAATCTTGATTTTGCAATTGACAAATTGGACAAAGCCATGACCAACGTGCAACCTCTGCATCTGCATGTAAGGTATAACATGGGGGGCCTTCAAGGATGATGACTTCAATTAgtgttttctcttctctttgtgCTCATGTTCCCCTCAAGGATGATGTCTTCAATTAgcgttctctcttctcttttgagccttttctcaaccaaaaaaaaaaaaaacgttctGATAACACTTTGTACCCTTTACAGCACAGAcaaaagaatcttttttttttttttttgcttgatcCTGAATCTCATGCTATGAGATTTTTCAGTAAATTACAGGGCAGTCCTGACTAGAATTCTTAAAGATAAAACAATGATAGCAGTCAAATAAACATGAAGGGACAGAAGAGACGCTAGAATTAATATGCAACCAATGACTCATCAACTAACATATGACCATTAAGAGTTGATCTTGTAAAAGACGATGCCAAGAGCCCAAGGGTTTTTGAAGCGGAAAAAGAATAGTATTTGTCGATAGTGAAGGGAATTATTAGATTTATTCCCCTGTCAAGCATGTTAaaacttttgaatttttaacACGGCTTGTGGAAACAGAAAGATTCAGCAGCAATTCATTCATCTGGAGAAGGGAAACAACATTAGTTGGACTTTTCTCCTTGGAGTTTGTAGAGCTTGGGATGTGTGATAGACAAAGGCACCATAGCAAGGAGCTCCTTGACATTAAATTGGAAGAACATTGGAGGTTATAGGACTTGAAGATGTTTGAGGGGGGAAagattttttgggggtgggacgagaaaaaaaaaaaaaaaaaaaaaaatcttaagtaGGGTCAAAAAGCCATTTAGCTTTAGATTGAAAACTTTTGCTTTGGCATCGAAAGGCTATCTCCTCTTATCAGTGTATGGAGACATGAAAATTTAAACTGgtattcctctttcttcttgtccTATTAGTTACTGCTAGATAAATGGAGGAGTGTTCTGATTTTCTGGTCAGTATTTTTTCCGtttcttataaataataatttataaaattttagcCCTCTAGTTATACAATACTTCTCTGTGTTGAGAAGTCCCTTATCTTTCCGTCTTTCTTCATCAATATTAATATTCCTGTATCAGCAAGACTTCCACTTCATAAATGGTGTTCATTCATTTTCTTGGGGTGTGGGTGGGATAAATGGTGTTAATTGATTCATGCAGCAATGTTAAGGAACTCAAGATCCAGTGGTTGAGCTCTgaattgtatattttgattataTGATTTTATTGTAGCTTTACCACAGTCATGATACCTCTATTGATATTCCACATTGACATATTGTAATGCCATAAATGAGTTCAGTA includes the following:
- the LOC122073374 gene encoding F-box protein SKIP23 isoform X1 yields the protein MTDWSQLPRDVVEVIARRLTTYFDALRFRAVCSSWRSAVSQSPHRLPCHFPIVPNEGFVETTCGFYLSKRTIYRLGLPEDRISTCIGSSEASDGWLIKVEEDVPDMMHLLNPLTETQIKPLPSMFPKVLDLSDLRISELGQDYVLQYINYRPFVNSFVDAGSLYMEKVAFFSSNSSLSASSPADDNDKFALLTIHVSGKLAMFKSGDEKWTIIEDQRSPYDDVICFKGKFYAVDSMGRIVIVEPSATVTLIASHESHVFGGDKKYLVESEGDLLLVDLYLSMDTGDDSPFENMDIDDDFYERIESYIVEKTVRFKVYKLYEGRQNWVELQSLGDRLLFLGDNCSFSASACDFPGCKGNRIYFTDAFNCSNGEDDYGFKDVGVFNLDDGCIGPLASYPGYSKLFWPPPSWIADPSAGSEDSSAMVISFNAVP
- the LOC122073374 gene encoding F-box protein SKIP23 isoform X2; this translates as MTDWSQLPRDVVEVIARRLTTYFDALRFRAVCSSWRSAVSQSPHRLPCHFPIVPNEGFVETTCGFYLSKRTIYRLGLPEDRISTCIGSSEASDGWLIKVEEDVPDMMHLLNPLTETQIKPLPSMFPKVLDLSDLRISELGQDYVLQYINYRPFVNSFVDAGSLYMEKVAFFSSNSSLSASSPADDNDKFALLTIHVSGKLAMFKSGDEKWTIIEDQRSPYDDVICFKGKFYAVDSMGRIVIVEPSATVTLIASHESHVFGGDKKYLVESEGDLLLVDLYLSMDTGDDSPFENMDIDDDFYERIESYIVEKTVRFKVYKLYEGRQNWVELQSLGDRLLFLGDNCSFSASACDFPGCKGNRIYFTDAFNCSNGEDDYGFKDVGVFNLDDGCIGPLASYPGYSKLFWPPPSWIADPSAGTNALPD
- the LOC122073232 gene encoding uncharacterized protein LOC122073232; protein product: MQESDPMRCLTLRPMTSSSWATPISVFGFKRFLCQENDDEQSKRERERVARARICGILSQEEGRDDFENQKFGFNFKLFIKGVGDDNGTFGSRNCREGCNIRYGRKEGSG